The genomic region ACTACGTTTTTTGGTATAATGGTCATGAGACTTGAACGCTCCTTTCTGGGAGGTAATGGTTGTTTGGCAATTTCCATTATACCAGAGGCGTTTCAGGTCTCATTTTTTTATTAAGTTAACAGAACAATATAATTAAAAAGGAGGATTCTTATGGAGCTAAGCCTTACAACCCCAGCTTTACTATTTCCTGCTATTTCCTTACTGCTATTAGCTTATACAAATCGCTTTCTTGTATTAGCACAATTGGTAAGAGAACTGCATGAAAAATTTAACGAGAACCCCGATGAGATACTATCGGGACAAATCGATAATCTTCAAAAAAGAATCAACCTAATTCGTAATATGCAAATCCTAGGGGTATCAAGCTTTTTTTTATGCGTATTGTGTATGTTTTTGATATTTGCCAAATACTATGTTTTAGCTGATTTAACTTTTGGGATAAGTTTGATTTTTCTAATGACATCCCTAGGTTTTTCCATTAGAGAATTACTTATTTCCGTTAAAGCGCTTACACTACAGCTTAGTAATGTTGAAAGCAAAAAAAACAAATAGCAGTCCAATATAAAATCTATATATTATAAAAGACATTTAATTTTTTTGCAAATTATGCTATAATCTTTCTATTAGAAAACTCGGGAGGAATGTATACAATGTACTCATTTGATGAAATACAAAAGATTGATTTTGAAGTAGCACAAGCGGTGGAGCAGGAAATAGGAAGACAAAATAGTAAAATAGAGCTTATTGCTTCTGAAAACTTTGTTTCAAAGGCAGTAATGGCAGCAATGGGTTCCCCACTTACGAACAAATACGCAGAAGGCTATCCGGGAAAGAGGTATTATGGAGGCTGTGA from Candidatus Epulonipiscium sp. harbors:
- a CDS encoding DUF2721 domain-containing protein, coding for MELSLTTPALLFPAISLLLLAYTNRFLVLAQLVRELHEKFNENPDEILSGQIDNLQKRINLIRNMQILGVSSFFLCVLCMFLIFAKYYVLADLTFGISLIFLMTSLGFSIRELLISVKALTLQLSNVESKKNK